In Streptomyces sp. NBC_00414, a single window of DNA contains:
- a CDS encoding FAD-dependent oxidoreductase translates to MPRPLRVAIVGAGPAGIYAADALLKSAVAVEPGVSIDLFERMPAPFGLIRYGVAPDHPRIKGIITALHQVLDKPQVRLFGNVDYPGDVNLDDLRAFYDAVIFSTGATADRHLDIPGIGLEGSYGAADFVSWYDGHPDVPRTWPLEAEKVAVLGVGNVALDVARILAKTAEELLPTEIPPNVHEGLKANKALEVHVFGRRGPAQAKFSPLELRELDHSPNIEVIVDPEDIDYDDGSIATRRGNKQADMVAKTLENWAIRDVGERRHKLFLHFFESPTEILGEDGKVVGLRTERTALDGTGNVKGTGEFKDWDLGAVYRAVGYLSDKLPKLPWDVDSGTVPDKAGRVIQETGEHLTSTYVTGWIRRGPVGLIGHTKGDANETVASLLADHEGGRLQTPASPDPESVDAFLTDRNVRFTTWEGWYRLDAAEKALGEPQGRERVKLVEREDMLDASGA, encoded by the coding sequence ATGCCTCGCCCCCTGCGGGTAGCCATAGTCGGAGCCGGCCCCGCCGGGATCTACGCCGCCGACGCGCTGTTGAAGTCCGCAGTGGCCGTCGAGCCCGGTGTCTCCATCGACCTCTTCGAGCGGATGCCGGCCCCCTTCGGCCTGATCCGCTACGGCGTCGCCCCCGACCATCCGCGCATCAAGGGCATCATCACCGCCCTGCACCAGGTGCTCGACAAGCCGCAGGTCCGCCTCTTCGGCAACGTCGACTACCCGGGCGACGTCAACCTCGACGACCTGCGCGCCTTCTACGACGCGGTGATCTTCTCCACCGGGGCGACGGCCGACCGGCACCTCGACATACCCGGCATCGGGCTCGAAGGCTCGTACGGCGCGGCGGACTTCGTGTCCTGGTACGACGGGCACCCGGACGTGCCGCGGACCTGGCCGCTGGAGGCCGAGAAGGTCGCCGTCCTCGGCGTCGGCAACGTGGCGCTCGACGTGGCCCGCATCCTCGCCAAGACCGCGGAGGAACTGCTGCCGACCGAGATCCCGCCGAACGTCCACGAAGGGCTCAAGGCCAACAAGGCCCTGGAGGTCCACGTCTTCGGCCGCCGCGGCCCGGCGCAGGCGAAGTTCAGCCCGCTGGAGCTGCGGGAGCTGGACCACTCGCCGAACATCGAGGTCATCGTCGACCCCGAGGACATCGACTACGACGACGGCTCGATCGCGACCCGGCGTGGCAACAAGCAGGCCGACATGGTCGCGAAGACCCTGGAGAACTGGGCGATCCGCGACGTCGGCGAGCGGCGGCACAAGCTGTTCCTGCACTTCTTCGAGTCGCCGACCGAGATCCTCGGCGAGGACGGCAAGGTCGTCGGCCTGCGCACCGAGCGCACCGCCCTCGACGGCACCGGCAACGTCAAGGGCACCGGCGAGTTCAAGGACTGGGACCTCGGCGCGGTCTACCGCGCGGTGGGCTACCTTTCCGACAAGCTCCCCAAGCTGCCCTGGGACGTCGACTCCGGCACGGTCCCGGACAAGGCCGGCCGGGTGATCCAGGAGACCGGCGAGCACCTGACGTCGACGTACGTCACCGGCTGGATCCGGCGCGGTCCGGTGGGCCTCATCGGTCACACCAAGGGCGACGCCAACGAGACGGTCGCCAGCCTGCTCGCCGACCACGAGGGCGGCCGTCTGCAGACGCCCGCCTCACCGGACCCCGAGTCGGTGGACGCGTTCCTCACCGACCGGAACGTCCGCTTCACCACGTGGGAGGGCTGGTACCGCCTTGACGCCGCCGAGAAGGCGCTAGGGGAGCCCCAGGGGCGCGA